A genomic segment from Tuwongella immobilis encodes:
- a CDS encoding type III restriction-modification system endonuclease, whose product MKLHFESNLDYQAAAVNAVCDLFRGQEVCRTEFTVTMPRDPNSLFADDNSDLGIGNRLQLLDTELLANLRDVQLRHGLKPTEELEPSKYNFTVEMETGTGKTYVYLRTIFQLNRDYGFTKFVIVVPSVAIKEGVFKTLEITEDHFRGLYGNVPFSKGNNYFIYDSSKLGQVRNFATSPQLQVMVVTVGAINKKDLNNLYKSHEDINDEKPIDLIQATRPIIIVDEPQSVDGGLDGRGKEALDGMHPLCTLRYSATHIDKHAMVYRLDAVDAYQRKLVKQIEVASLEVEDGHNKPYVRVVSIKTAKGRPPVATLELDKPQGKTVSRKLEQVSGGEDLEQLTGRAIYNNYRIGEISAKKDAEYVEVHAPGEQHYLKLHEAIGDVDQTALKRQMIRRTIKEHLDKELQLRPQGIKVLSLFFIDEVAKYRLYDAEGNPQKGEYAHIFEEEYANLVKHPNYKILFEGIDATSTATEVHDGYFSIDKKGVVQNTAENNVGNRENAERAYSLIMRDKEKLLSFETKLKFIFSHSALREGWDNPNVFQICAIREMGTERERRQTIGRGLRLCVDQTGNRIRGFETNTLTVVATESYEEFAENLQKEIEADTGIKFGMVEEHQFAAVAVPDGQGGHQPLGFEKSKELWGQLKQAGYLDTKGKVQDKLRTALKDGNVQLPEEFKPHADAIQDILRKLAGKLDIKNANDRMMTKSRRAVLHSEAFKALWDRIKHKTTYRVQFDSEQLISDAVKAIAGGPPVTKARVHFRKAELDINKGGVAATETEVTSPTTLEENDIELPDLITELQDKTQLTRKSIARILTESGRLKDFRYNPQQFIELAVSCINNAKRLALVDGIRYQKLGDKDYYAQELFETQKLSGYLKNMLESTKGTHEHIVYDSSVEKSFAEALENNVAVKVYAKLPSWFRVPTPLGFYEPDWAVLIEQDGKERLYFVVETKSSLFDFDLRGTEQGKLECGKAHFKALGEGIQQPAKFVHVTKLGDVFSHTHNNNQ is encoded by the coding sequence ATGAAGCTCCACTTTGAAAGCAACCTCGATTATCAGGCCGCCGCGGTCAATGCGGTCTGCGACCTGTTTCGCGGTCAGGAAGTCTGCCGGACGGAGTTCACGGTCACGATGCCGCGCGACCCGAACTCGCTTTTCGCGGACGACAACAGCGACCTCGGCATCGGCAATCGCCTGCAATTGCTCGATACGGAACTGCTGGCGAACCTGCGGGACGTGCAACTGCGCCACGGTCTCAAGCCGACCGAGGAACTGGAGCCGAGCAAATACAACTTCACCGTGGAGATGGAAACCGGCACTGGCAAAACTTACGTCTACCTCCGCACCATCTTCCAACTGAACCGCGATTACGGCTTCACGAAGTTCGTCATCGTCGTGCCGAGCGTCGCCATCAAGGAAGGCGTGTTCAAGACGCTGGAAATCACCGAAGACCACTTTCGCGGCCTGTACGGGAACGTGCCGTTCTCGAAGGGGAACAACTACTTCATCTACGATTCGTCGAAGCTGGGCCAGGTGCGGAACTTCGCCACAAGCCCGCAGCTGCAAGTGATGGTCGTGACTGTCGGCGCGATCAACAAGAAGGACTTGAACAACCTCTATAAGTCACACGAGGATATCAACGATGAAAAGCCGATCGACCTGATCCAAGCGACGCGGCCCATCATCATCGTCGATGAACCGCAAAGCGTGGACGGCGGCCTCGACGGTCGCGGCAAAGAAGCGCTCGACGGTATGCACCCGCTCTGCACGCTCCGCTATTCCGCCACGCACATCGATAAGCACGCGATGGTCTATCGGCTCGACGCCGTCGATGCGTATCAGCGGAAGTTGGTGAAACAGATCGAGGTAGCATCGCTGGAAGTGGAAGACGGGCACAACAAGCCGTATGTACGTGTGGTGTCAATCAAGACCGCGAAGGGTAGACCGCCGGTCGCCACACTGGAACTCGACAAACCGCAGGGGAAAACGGTGTCGCGGAAGCTCGAGCAGGTGTCCGGCGGCGAAGACCTGGAGCAACTCACCGGCCGGGCGATTTACAACAACTACCGCATCGGCGAGATCAGCGCGAAGAAAGACGCGGAGTATGTGGAAGTCCATGCACCAGGTGAGCAGCACTATTTGAAACTGCACGAAGCCATCGGCGATGTAGATCAAACCGCTCTCAAGCGGCAGATGATTCGCAGAACAATCAAAGAGCATCTCGACAAGGAACTCCAGCTTCGCCCGCAGGGAATCAAGGTCCTGAGCCTTTTCTTCATCGACGAAGTAGCGAAGTATCGCTTGTACGACGCCGAGGGCAACCCGCAGAAAGGAGAATACGCCCATATCTTCGAAGAAGAATATGCGAACCTCGTGAAGCACCCGAACTACAAGATTCTCTTTGAGGGAATCGACGCGACGAGTACGGCCACCGAGGTTCATGACGGTTATTTCTCCATCGACAAGAAAGGTGTGGTTCAGAACACGGCCGAGAACAACGTCGGCAACCGCGAGAACGCAGAGCGGGCCTACAGCCTGATCATGCGCGACAAGGAGAAGTTGCTGAGCTTCGAGACGAAGCTGAAGTTCATCTTTAGCCACTCGGCACTTCGTGAAGGCTGGGACAACCCGAACGTCTTCCAGATTTGTGCCATCCGCGAGATGGGCACGGAGCGTGAACGCCGGCAGACCATCGGCCGGGGGCTTCGGCTATGCGTCGATCAAACCGGCAACCGCATCCGGGGCTTCGAGACAAACACGCTCACGGTGGTCGCCACGGAGAGCTACGAGGAGTTCGCGGAGAACTTGCAGAAGGAAATCGAAGCGGACACCGGCATTAAGTTCGGCATGGTGGAAGAACACCAGTTCGCGGCGGTGGCCGTGCCCGATGGCCAGGGCGGACACCAGCCGCTCGGCTTCGAGAAGTCGAAGGAACTGTGGGGCCAACTGAAACAAGCGGGCTATCTCGACACGAAGGGCAAGGTGCAGGACAAGCTCCGCACAGCGTTGAAGGATGGCAATGTCCAACTGCCGGAAGAGTTCAAACCGCATGCCGACGCGATTCAGGACATTCTTCGCAAGCTGGCCGGGAAACTTGACATCAAGAACGCCAATGATCGGATGATGACCAAGTCTCGCCGCGCGGTGCTACATAGCGAGGCGTTCAAGGCTTTGTGGGATCGCATCAAGCACAAGACGACGTATCGCGTGCAGTTTGATAGCGAACAATTGATCTCTGATGCCGTGAAAGCAATCGCGGGCGGCCCGCCAGTGACGAAGGCCCGCGTGCATTTCCGCAAGGCAGAACTCGACATCAACAAGGGCGGTGTCGCAGCCACGGAGACAGAAGTCACATCTCCAACCACTCTAGAAGAAAATGACATCGAGTTGCCGGATCTCATCACGGAACTTCAGGATAAGACGCAACTGACGCGGAAGAGCATCGCCCGCATCCTGACCGAAAGCGGTCGGTTGAAAGACTTCCGATACAACCCGCAGCAGTTCATCGAACTCGCAGTGTCGTGTATCAACAACGCCAAACGGCTCGCGCTGGTCGACGGCATCCGCTACCAGAAGTTGGGTGACAAGGATTACTACGCCCAGGAGTTGTTCGAAACGCAGAAACTCTCTGGCTACCTAAAGAACATGCTGGAATCGACGAAAGGCACGCACGAACATATCGTCTACGATTCCAGCGTGGAGAAGTCGTTCGCCGAGGCATTGGAGAACAATGTGGCGGTGAAGGTCTACGCGAAACTACCGAGTTGGTTCCGCGTGCCGACTCCGCTTGGCTTCTACGAACCAGACTGGGCCGTGTTGATCGAGCAGGATGGCAAGGAGCGTTTGTATTTCGTGGTCGAGACGAAATCATCACTGTTCGACTTCGACCTCAGAGGGACCGAACAAGGAAAGCTCGAATGCGGTAAAGCCCACTTCAAGGCACTTGGAGAAGGAATCCAACAACCCGCGAAATTCGTCCACGTAACGAAATTGGGCGACGTATTTTCACACACCCACAATAATAATCAATAG
- a CDS encoding DUF4391 domain-containing protein translates to MNAEDLVSALDLPSHSRVDQRVPKKYLIDHGAVTAQDKKAITDGVEDLIWIAALKPSTVGVSAFEDSTRQYLEIAVLTLSLRRNAKAQRLRELVHRAIPYPLVLMTIDDDGVTLSLSHLRQAENDSSKMVLEGRIVSSSVPPDAVGTAFLASLALAGLPKENLFVLYQGWLDRMTALDVARHTGTFALASSREANEVRRQSLWEIARIDGEIAAIRSNAEKATQVNRRVEFNLELRRLQAERTRHAARLGNEDGE, encoded by the coding sequence ATGAATGCCGAAGATCTAGTCTCCGCACTCGATTTACCAAGCCATTCTCGCGTCGATCAACGGGTGCCGAAGAAATACTTGATCGACCATGGGGCTGTGACTGCTCAAGACAAAAAGGCCATTACCGATGGCGTTGAAGACCTAATTTGGATCGCAGCATTGAAGCCATCGACTGTTGGCGTTTCGGCGTTTGAAGATTCAACGCGACAATATCTTGAGATTGCGGTACTAACTCTTTCTTTGCGTCGAAATGCCAAGGCTCAACGATTGCGGGAACTGGTTCACCGGGCGATTCCCTACCCGCTCGTGCTGATGACTATCGATGACGACGGGGTGACGCTCTCATTATCGCACCTGCGACAAGCGGAAAATGACTCGTCGAAGATGGTTCTCGAAGGTAGAATTGTCTCAAGCAGCGTTCCACCCGATGCGGTCGGCACCGCGTTCCTTGCCAGCCTGGCGCTGGCCGGGTTGCCGAAAGAGAACCTCTTCGTTCTCTATCAGGGTTGGCTCGACCGCATGACCGCGCTCGATGTGGCCCGGCACACCGGCACGTTTGCACTCGCTTCATCTCGAGAAGCCAACGAAGTGCGGCGGCAATCGCTGTGGGAAATCGCCCGAATCGATGGGGAAATCGCCGCGATTCGCTCGAACGCGGAAAAGGCGACACAAGTGAATCGCCGGGTGGAGTTCAACCTTGAACTTCGCCGGCTGCAAGCCGAACGGACCCGGCACGCGGCCCGATTGGGAAATGAGGACGGTGAATGA
- a CDS encoding nucleotidyltransferase domain-containing protein — translation MSMNPPAISKITHINAALQAICFRLQLPVDQFELARTKHEEVGAWLIHEDSPVRQYSPRVYHQGSMLIETTVRPLNRTEHDLDIICQLSAAKSMTPRQVFDLVWSRLAASPVFKDIIKPKQRCIRINFPNKFHLDVVPAILGGATSETSIYIPDMPGPDGKWKASDPKGFAKWFEEMCKKVKILREKQAVIYMSDGSVAPVPNPEPYHLKKPLKRAVQLLKRWRDMQFHGREELVTPSIVLTQLAADFYDGDPAPYEAVQIIIDRMHALFAVECPVVKNPVNDQEIISEKWQSKPECFEAFKLAIADLRDRWQKLPELKGVPVIAKELEALFGDPAVEAIQDAFAPIEVARSNSTLHVSRDTRMLVPASLPSAIKVQGHTFYGS, via the coding sequence ATGTCGATGAACCCACCGGCGATTTCCAAGATCACTCACATCAACGCCGCATTGCAGGCCATCTGCTTCCGGCTCCAACTCCCCGTAGACCAGTTCGAACTTGCCCGCACCAAGCACGAAGAAGTCGGTGCGTGGCTTATTCACGAGGACAGCCCGGTTCGCCAGTACTCACCCCGCGTCTACCACCAGGGCTCGATGCTAATCGAGACAACGGTGCGGCCACTGAACCGGACCGAACACGACCTCGACATCATCTGCCAACTCAGTGCTGCGAAGTCGATGACTCCACGGCAGGTATTCGATCTCGTCTGGAGTCGGTTGGCCGCGAGTCCAGTTTTCAAGGACATCATCAAACCGAAGCAGCGGTGCATCCGGATCAACTTTCCGAACAAGTTTCACCTCGACGTAGTGCCAGCGATCTTGGGCGGTGCCACCAGCGAGACCAGCATCTACATCCCCGACATGCCCGGCCCTGACGGCAAATGGAAGGCGAGCGACCCGAAGGGATTCGCCAAGTGGTTCGAGGAGATGTGCAAGAAGGTGAAGATCTTGCGGGAGAAACAGGCCGTCATCTACATGTCGGATGGCAGCGTCGCTCCAGTGCCCAACCCGGAGCCGTACCACCTGAAAAAACCGCTAAAGCGAGCCGTCCAGCTACTGAAACGGTGGCGCGACATGCAGTTCCACGGGCGGGAGGAGCTAGTCACGCCTTCGATCGTTCTCACTCAGCTCGCAGCCGACTTTTACGACGGCGACCCCGCCCCCTACGAGGCGGTGCAAATCATCATCGACCGCATGCACGCTCTGTTCGCGGTCGAGTGCCCAGTAGTAAAGAATCCGGTGAACGACCAGGAGATCATCTCGGAAAAGTGGCAATCAAAGCCGGAGTGCTTCGAGGCGTTCAAACTCGCAATTGCCGACCTGCGCGACCGCTGGCAGAAGCTACCCGAACTGAAAGGAGTGCCCGTTATCGCGAAGGAGCTTGAAGCCCTGTTTGGAGACCCGGCTGTTGAGGCGATCCAGGATGCATTCGCCCCGATCGAGGTAGCCCGCAGCAACAGCACGCTCCACGTTTCGCGCGATACCCGGATGCTGGTGCCAGCGTCGCTGCCGTCCGCGATCAAGGTTCAGGGTCACACGTTCTATGGTAGCTAA
- a CDS encoding site-specific DNA-methyltransferase — MKPLTVADPQSKSQDSVANNIAILRELFPEVFNEGKVDFDVLKQMLGGSVAEPDEKYGLNWHGKRAARQLALTPSMGTLRPVLDDSVDWETTRNIVIEGDNLEVLKLLQKSYSGKVKLIYIDPPYNTGGDFVYKDDFRDSIGNYQRTIGDIDDTGNRLTTNSEAGGRFHTNWLNMMYPRLKLARNLLREDGIIAVSIDDHEFARLHEIMSEVFGEENSLVVFVWKRRTGAMDSVNNVSTDHEYIVCFSRTSISLAGEARTFEKYSNSDGDSRGDWIADNLSAAKPGGDTFYPIKDPQTGFEYWPPKGRFWPYSRETMARKIAENRIIFPGRKDGTPLLKRFKNEAKSIVQPVSSWINPNSMRDEQNGSVKSLTSGHTSEGTKIVKELFGEKIFVYAKPMSLITELLVQAGSSERDDIILDFFAGSGTTGHAVMALNAEVGNRRFILVQLPEPLNPSADDQKTAAEFCKTLGKPLNIAELTKERLRRAGKKVKAETPMFAGDIGFRVYKLDSSNIRPWDPKPDDLEGTVWNSVEHIKDGRTPDDILTELLLKLGLDLCVPIETKTIADKVVHSVGGGVLLVCLDEKITTKQVEELALGIVEWHKALAPAGDSQAVFRDSAFEDDIGKTNLTAILAQHGLTNVRSL, encoded by the coding sequence ATGAAGCCGCTTACTGTTGCAGACCCGCAGAGCAAATCGCAAGATTCTGTGGCCAACAACATCGCTATCCTGCGAGAGCTGTTCCCTGAAGTATTCAATGAAGGGAAGGTAGACTTCGACGTCTTGAAACAGATGTTGGGTGGCAGCGTTGCTGAGCCGGACGAGAAATATGGACTCAACTGGCACGGCAAGCGAGCGGCCAGGCAACTCGCACTGACCCCCAGCATGGGGACCCTACGCCCAGTGTTGGACGACAGTGTTGATTGGGAAACTACACGTAACATCGTGATTGAGGGGGACAATCTTGAAGTACTGAAGCTGCTTCAGAAGAGCTACAGTGGCAAGGTGAAGCTCATCTACATAGACCCACCGTACAACACCGGTGGCGACTTCGTGTATAAGGATGATTTCCGTGACAGTATTGGCAATTACCAACGGACAATTGGTGATATCGACGATACTGGTAACCGTCTGACCACCAATTCCGAAGCGGGCGGTCGTTTTCACACGAACTGGCTCAACATGATGTATCCTCGTTTGAAACTAGCAAGGAATCTGCTGCGGGAAGATGGAATCATTGCGGTCAGCATCGATGATCATGAGTTTGCAAGACTCCATGAAATCATGAGTGAAGTCTTTGGTGAAGAGAATTCGTTAGTAGTTTTCGTATGGAAGAGACGCACTGGTGCGATGGATTCAGTAAACAATGTGAGTACTGATCACGAATATATCGTCTGCTTTTCACGAACATCAATCTCGCTTGCTGGAGAGGCGAGAACGTTTGAAAAATACAGTAATTCGGATGGCGACTCTCGCGGAGATTGGATTGCCGACAATTTGAGTGCAGCCAAACCCGGTGGCGACACATTTTACCCGATCAAAGACCCACAGACGGGCTTTGAATATTGGCCACCCAAAGGCCGATTCTGGCCTTATAGCCGAGAAACGATGGCGAGGAAAATTGCCGAGAATCGCATCATATTTCCCGGAAGGAAAGATGGCACTCCCTTACTGAAGAGATTCAAGAACGAAGCCAAATCCATAGTTCAACCCGTCTCATCTTGGATCAATCCGAACTCGATGCGTGACGAACAGAATGGCAGCGTAAAATCACTTACTTCTGGTCATACCTCAGAAGGCACAAAGATCGTCAAGGAGTTGTTCGGAGAAAAGATCTTCGTTTACGCAAAGCCCATGAGCTTAATCACAGAGTTACTGGTTCAAGCAGGATCGTCAGAACGAGATGACATTATCCTTGATTTCTTCGCGGGATCTGGAACCACGGGCCATGCTGTGATGGCACTAAACGCGGAGGTGGGTAATAGGAGATTTATACTGGTTCAACTTCCAGAGCCACTCAATCCAAGCGCCGACGATCAAAAAACGGCAGCGGAGTTTTGCAAAACACTAGGCAAGCCTCTCAATATTGCAGAACTGACGAAAGAGCGTCTCCGCCGAGCCGGGAAGAAGGTGAAAGCAGAAACCCCAATGTTCGCGGGAGATATCGGCTTCCGCGTCTACAAGCTCGATTCATCTAACATCCGGCCGTGGGACCCTAAGCCAGACGATCTGGAAGGGACGGTCTGGAATTCTGTGGAACACATCAAGGATGGCCGCACACCTGATGACATCCTCACTGAACTGCTGCTGAAACTCGGCCTCGACCTTTGCGTGCCCATCGAAACGAAGACCATCGCTGACAAGGTGGTGCATAGCGTCGGTGGTGGTGTGTTACTTGTCTGCCTCGATGAGAAAATCACCACGAAGCAAGTCGAAGAGCTGGCTCTGGGTATTGTGGAGTGGCACAAGGCGCTCGCTCCGGCCGGTGATTCGCAAGCCGTCTTCCGAGATAGCGCCTTTGAGGACGATATCGGAAAAACCAACCTGACGGCCATTCTCGCCCAACACGGGCTGACGAATGTTCGCAGCCTGTGA
- a CDS encoding CBASS cGAMP-activated phospholipase produces MRSRSRYPTCSNRSGFVCFWRRSGRPTCISRTRLSHGPQCGFIITSCGTPLENGTAVGTSRATTDHTAESLRSTCNLQDPTPSTQSFRILSLDGGGIMGTYTAAMLAELERMTGKRLWEYFDLITGTSTGGIIAVALGLGIPAERILRLYLEQGARIFPFPRLWLLGHAWWTLKHVFRPKHSQQVLKQVIEDVVKDQRFGDSKVRLVIPAFDADRGGPQLFKTAHRPEFKQDYLLPAVTVALGTAAAPTYYPAYTAAGGGCYIDGGVWANCPAMIGLLEATCVLKQPIERVELLSIGTTTEPFHVSTRRRRGGILRWGKGAVRLFMQGQVEGAIGQARLMTNHRMLRVNNVTVPGRFTIDDATVVAELKSLGEQAARIYEREISQRFLFAPAPRFTPDLVPPARSAQT; encoded by the coding sequence GTGCGCAGTCGAAGTCGATACCCCACATGTTCGAACAGGAGCGGCTTTGTCTGTTTCTGGAGAAGGAGTGGGCGGCCGACATGTATATCGCGGACACGATTATCCCATGGGCCGCAGTGTGGCTTCATTATTACGAGCTGTGGCACGCCACTGGAAAATGGCACGGCGGTGGGCACGAGCCGAGCCACGACCGATCATACCGCCGAGTCACTCAGGAGCACGTGTAACTTGCAAGATCCTACGCCCTCGACCCAATCGTTCCGCATCCTGTCGCTTGACGGAGGCGGGATCATGGGAACTTACACCGCCGCTATGCTTGCCGAACTGGAGCGGATGACCGGTAAGCGGCTGTGGGAGTATTTCGACCTGATCACCGGTACCAGCACCGGCGGAATCATCGCGGTCGCCCTCGGTCTCGGCATTCCAGCCGAGCGCATCCTGCGGCTTTATCTGGAACAGGGAGCGCGGATCTTTCCATTCCCGCGGCTCTGGCTGCTCGGGCACGCTTGGTGGACGCTTAAGCACGTCTTCCGGCCGAAACATTCCCAGCAGGTGCTCAAGCAGGTTATCGAGGATGTCGTGAAAGATCAAAGGTTCGGCGACTCGAAGGTGCGGCTGGTCATTCCGGCTTTCGATGCGGACAGGGGCGGGCCGCAACTGTTCAAAACCGCCCACCGGCCGGAGTTCAAGCAAGACTACCTGCTACCCGCCGTGACCGTCGCGCTTGGCACGGCCGCCGCACCGACTTACTACCCGGCCTACACCGCGGCCGGCGGTGGCTGTTACATCGATGGCGGCGTCTGGGCCAACTGCCCGGCGATGATCGGCCTGCTGGAGGCCACATGCGTGCTAAAGCAGCCGATTGAGCGGGTCGAACTGCTTAGCATTGGCACTACCACTGAACCCTTCCATGTCTCCACCCGTCGGAGACGCGGCGGCATCCTCAGATGGGGAAAGGGTGCTGTTAGACTCTTCATGCAGGGTCAGGTCGAGGGGGCAATCGGGCAGGCTCGGCTGATGACCAACCACCGGATGCTACGGGTGAACAACGTCACTGTGCCCGGTCGGTTCACCATAGACGACGCCACCGTGGTTGCCGAGCTTAAGTCACTAGGCGAGCAGGCCGCAAGGATTTACGAGCGAGAGATCAGTCAGCGATTCTTGTTTGCACCGGCCCCACGGTTCACCCCCGACTTGGTGCCCCCAGCTCGTTCGGCTCAGACATGA